The genomic window GTAATATGTCCATCTTGGTTACCTATTTTGTAATAGTAGAGATGTATTCTTCAGAAAGATAATTTACTTTCCCAGTTTCTAAATCGTAAACTGCACCTACGATTTGTAATTGGCCTTTGTTATAATATTTAGAAAGGATGGGGTCTAGTTTACGTAAGGAAACAACTTGGTATGCAACATTGGCTTTAACTGCATTGTCCAAATAATCACCTTCCATATTTTTTACTTTTTCTGCAGCGGGTTTAATCGAATTAGTTAGTGCAATGATATGACCTGGAACATCTTCGGCTTTGCAGGCGGCACCAACAGCACCACAACTCGTATGTCCGAGAACAACAATCAAATTGACTCCCAACACTACCACAGAGAATTCAATCGAACCCCAAGATGCGTAAGTTGAAACTTGGCCTGCTGTTCTTAAGATGAATAAATCACCAAGTCCTTGGTCGAAAATGATTTCATTGGGAACTCTTGAATCAGAACATCCAACGATGGTCGCAAATGGATGTTGTTTTTTTGACACTTCCTTGATTCGATCTACAGATTGGTTGGGACGAATTGATTTCCCTTGCACAAATCGTAAATTTCCTTCTACCAATTTTTGTAATGCGTCTTTTGCTGAAATACCGGCACTGTTTGTTTGCGCCACTACCTGAGTCGAAATCGATAAAATCAGAAAACTGATGAGGAACTTGCTACCTTTCATTGAAATTCTCCTTAGTGCTTCCAATCCAACTTGGAAGTTCTAAATATACATAAAAATAATTCGCGAATAAAAATACACGAAAAAAAATGCGTATGATTGAAAAAATGTACCCTGTTTTGGGTTCAAAAGTTTGCAATTTAGGGATTCGATAAGGAGAGAAGAAGGGCCAAATGGTCCAATCTTTGATTCAAATTACATTCAATGTAAAAAACACAGAATAGGTGTAGGGGATCTCGGGATTGGACAGGAAAACTGACTGATTTGGATAGCCAGAGTTCCTTTCCGAATTCGTTTCCAAGGATACCTTTTTCTATTTCATTGGAATTTCTATGACGAGTAATTCTGATTTAACATCTGCTTGGATCTGGTATTCACCCGCTCCCCAAAGTCCCACTGCATCTCTACGTTCTAAGGTTGTGCTTTCCGTGGAAATTTTCCCTTGGATGAGGAATACATAAATCCCTTGGTTAGGAGCATGTACCTTGTAAGAAAGGGTTTTGCCAGGTTCCAAAGTTGCGAGAGAAAAGTATGCGTCTTGGTTGATCCATACAGCTTCTTCATCAATTGGGGAAACGACAGTTTGGAACCGGTTCAAACGACCAGCTTCTGGAAATGTTTTTTGGTCATACCTAGGTTGGATATTAGTAACCTTCGGTAAGATCCAGATTTGCAAAAAATTGACCTTTTTGTCTGAGCTATGATTGAATTCGGAATGTTGGATCCCAGAGCCCGCAGACATGATTTGTACATCTCCGGTTTTGATGACACCATTCGTACCTGTACTATCTTTATGAGCTAGTTCTCCAAAGAGGGGGATGGAAATAATCTCCATATTTTGGTGGGGGTGAGTTCCAAATCCCATACTAGGTTCTACGATATCATCATTTAGTACACGAAGTGCACCAAAATTGGTTTTGTCTGGGTGGTACCAATGGCCAAAGCTGAAGGAATGGTGGCTGTCCAACCAACCAAAATTGACATGCCCTCGTTCAGAGGCAGGGTAGAATTTTTTTTGAATGTTGGTTTTGATCGGGTTCGTTGTTTCCATATTAAATAGTTTAATATTAAACTAAAATTTGTCAACTGAGTTTCTATTTCCATTCACTAAAAAAAGAAAATCACTTTCCAATCACTTTGAATCTTAAAGGATCATCCTATGTCGAAAAGATCCTTAGAATCGATTCAAATGAAAAAAAATTGGTTAGAGTTAGGTCCAGTTTATGTTAATCGAGTGAGGTTTTTACTCGCTGGATTCTATATTATCGCGACTTTAGGATCGTTCAAAACGTCTACAACCCTTCAAACAACAAGTTATTTGGTAGGAATCACATGTATGTTTCTCTACGGAGGATTGCAGGCATATTTATTTAAAATTGGCAAACTCAATGCATTTTTCCCGAAATTATTCATTGTTTTGGATATCACCGTATTATTTGCAGTGACTGCATCTGGACTGATGGGTGGGAGTACAGTTGCTGCCGATTTAATTAAATCACCGACCTTATACGTATTGTATTATTTTTATGTTGTATACTCTGCATTTCTCTTTTCGAAACAGACGTTACTCACGAGTACTTATTACTCAGCTTTTTGTTTGGTCTTAATTTTAATCATTGGTTATGGACAAGGTGTTTCATTTAAAGAGGCAGAAGGATTACAAAGTGAAAAAGGAACAGTTGCCATTTCAAATGAAGTATTTAAAATTCTATTTTTAATTTGTTTTGGTTACCTCACTTCAACTGTTTTAAATTTATTAAATGAAATCAAAAACGAATCAGAAGAAAAACATAAACTTGCTGAACTGGAAAGAGAAAATGCAAACACTCTAAACCAAGATTTAAAAAGAATTGGATCGGAATTATTTAATACACTTAAAAGTATTCGTGAACTTAATAACGATTTTAATTTTCAAATAGAATCTCAAGATGTTTCAATTCGAGATCTTACAGAATTTGTTTCTTCATTTTCAGAGAGCATACAAACATCTGTAGAGAATATTAGCAAACAACATACTCAAATAACATTACTCAATCACAAATCGGATACTTTAAAGTTGAGTATCTCTGAAATTGGGAAAGTGGTGGAAGATCTCAATTCGAACATGAGTGATTTCCAAGATAGAAGTAATGTACTTTCGGATACTGTAAAAAATTTAGAAGAAAGATTGCGTTCTGTCAATATATCCCAAAAGGAAGTTAGTGAAGTAAATGATATCATGGCAGAAATTGCAGATCGCACCAATTTATTGGCATTAAATGCATCGATCGAAGCTGCAAGGGCTGGGGAACATGGTCGAGGATTTGCTGTTGTTGCTCAAGAAGTAGCGAAACTAGCAGAAAATTCGAATGAAAATGCAACGAAGATTAAAAAAATCATCACTACATCGAACCGTTATATTCAGGAGGGGACAGAACTCGCTTCCACAGCCTTAAATCAAACAGAAACCCTTCAATCAAAATACGATCTACTAAGTGGTGTGATGAAAACAGCGACATCCAAAATTAATTCACAAAAAGATATAAATAATGAAGTGCTGGAAGCTCTTGATTTAATTGAATCGATTTCCAAAGTTTTGGACCAGGAATCGAAAGTATTAGATAAAGATAAAGAACAAATGGTTGCTGTTGTTCACCAAATGGAAGAAATTAATCGAAAAGTTGTGATAAATGCTAGAAAAATGGGTGATAATACATCAAGTTTGGAAAACCAAGCAAAAGAACTGGCATCTGAATAAACAATTTTAATGAAATCAAAAATTCTAATATTCTTAATTATAGCGATGCCAAGTTTTTTGAAAGCTGAGCCAGGTGGGAAAAGATTCGCATTTGTTGTTGGCGTTAGTGAATATAAGGACTTGTCCTTAGCCAATTTGAAAACGGCAAAAAATGATGCGCTTGGGATGACAAAAATATTGTTCAGTTATGGATCCTATAATCGTATCCAAACTTTAGTCCAAGAAGGATCTGTAAGTTCCATACCTACAAAATTTAATATCCTGACTCAACTCGAATCAGTATTAGAAGAAACCAATCCAGACGATCTTTTCGTTTTTTATTTTTCTGGTCATGGTGTGGTTGATTATAATGATAAAGTCTATCTTTTGCCAGAAGATGCAAATCCCCAAAAACCATTTGAGACTGGGATTGCTGTTGAACATCTAATTGAACTAACTAGAAAATTTAATCTCAAACGTGTCGTTTTTTTTATCGATGCTTGCAGAAATCCGGAAGATGGAAAAGAAGAAGTTGGAAGAAAATACTTAGAGGGTACAAGTTTTAAAGACTCAGAAATTGTCTCTGTATTTTATTCAACAAAAGTAGGTTATTCCAGTTTTGAAGATCCAAAATCTGGTTATGGAATTTATACTAAATATTTGATTTATGGATTAGAAGGTAGAGCAGATTCCAATTTTAATGGTGAGGTAACCTATTCTGAATTGTCGAATTATGTAATCCAATCCATGAAAGATTGGACCAAAGAAAATCAAAAATTACAAAAACCGTATACCAAAGAATATGCGGAAAAAGCAGAAGATACAATCTTAACTTATGCAGTGAATCCAGAAACTTCTTTGGCAGATGCACCTTTATTCAATCCATATAACCCAACTTATGCGTTTCGATCCTTCCTAATTCCTGGTTGGGGGCAATATGCGAGAGGACAGGAAGAAAAAGGTAAAATTTACATGTCGATTTTTGCTTTGGGAGTATTATATGCTGGATACCAATACAACCAATTCCGATCGGACAAACATGCATATGAATCTGCAATTGGGATCCCTCCGAATCCGAGAATCGCAGAGACTGTAGTGTTGAATTACTTTCTAATTGAACCACATAGACAACAAATGGAGACCTCGCGAACGAACTTATCGCATGCTTTAACAGCATTACTCTTTATTTGGTCTGCAAATGTGTTTGATTTTTATTTGTTAGGCCCAAATCCTAAAGAAAAATCTGGTGTTTTTTTAGATCTAGATTTGGAAAATCAAGGTTATATGGGAATCAATCGAGTTGGGAAATTGGGTTATGCGATTAGGTTTTAATTTAATTTCAATCATCTTTGTTCTGCATTGTAATGTAAAAGCACCCAATCAGAATGTTTTTGATCCAGCGAATATTGTTGGAAGTTCTGCTGTTGTATTACTAGGTTTGGGATTGGGTGATGAATTAACGATCACTTCCAGATATAAGCAAAATGATTATCCTATTTTTGTAAAAACAGAATACCTGGATTTAGACTTAAGTGCACCAGGAGCAAATTATTTCTCAAAAGCAAATTTTAAAATTTCAGATCCTTATCAAAATGATTTAATTTTACGTGATGTATTCCCGCTATCGGATACCCGGTTAAGAGTTTTGTTTTCTGTTTCATCAAGGTCTGAATGGAGGGAACCAGTTCTTTTATCCATTTCAAAACCAGAATCAATGAATGAGTTTTCATTCCCAGGGAAACAACTTGAGTTTCGATTTCCATACCCAAGATTTTACGGTTCGATTTCGGAAGCAAAAGGGAAAATTACAACTTCAATCTTAAATGATGGTAGAATCCTTTTGGTTGGGGGAGTTAACCCTTCTGGTACAACTTTGCAAACAGTAGAAATATGGGATCCAGAGACAGGTGTATCAAAGGTATTACCTTCATTAAACGAAGGTTTGATGGGGCTATCAATCTGTGTTCAAAAAACTGGAAAGGTGTTTGTTTCGGGTGGGAAAACAGTCGCTGGGAATGTATCTGCGACCACTCAAATTTCAGACAAAATTTATTCTATTGATCCAACTTCTGAAACAGTAACAGAACTTTCCTTTCGTATGGCGAGGAGACGTTACGGTCATTCGATGGTATGCCTTGGAGATGGAAGTATATTAGTTTCAGGAGGGCAGTTCCAAGTAGGAATTGATCCTTCTGCTGTCACAAAAGACCATGAATTGATTTCGGTAACTGGGAATTCTTCTGTAATACTGAATGGAACTTCTGACTTCCCAATAGGGATTATCTTCCATGCTACTGAATATGACGAAGCGAATTCTCGCATTTTATATTTTGGTGGCAAAGATCGATTGGATCCTTATGCATTTTTTTCAAATACAGTTTTTACAATTAACACGAACAACTTTAGTTTGACTAGTTTACCAGGAAACTTTGCAACCGCAAGATCAAACGTAACTAATATAAAAATGCCGAATATGGATCGTGTGTTATTTGGTGGGATGAATCGCGAAGGCACTGGTTCAAAGGCGATCGAATCATGGAACGAAACTTTATCATCTACTACTAGTCTTGGGTTTACGTCTCGATTTAAAAATGGAAGTTCCATTGTTAGATTTTCTGATGAACAAGTATTTTTCACTGGCGGAGTCGACACTTACTATAAATCGGGAATTTTAGAAATTTATGATCATTATGAACGTAAAAATTTTATAGTAGACACTATGATGTCTCCAAGATCTGAACATTCAGCCTTTTTAACTACGAAGGGCATTGTGATTTTTGGGGATTCAGCTTTAACAGATACCAGGGTGGAAGTTTATGGGAAAGATTAAATTTTTCTTTTTCGCCTTATTGTTGGTATCCTGTAAAATACCTTCAGGAACTAACCCATTGGATCCTTCTTCACCATTAAACCTCGGGTTGTTGATGTTAGGTGGTGATCCGGTTGTACAAATGGAATTTTCTTCTAATCGTGTTCAGCCTGGTGGGGTCTTGTATGTTTCAACGAATCATGATTTTACGACAAAAGCAAATGGTTTAAGATTGCCTATCTCCAATTCAGGAATGAATCCAATTTCACAAGTCATTCCTCGAAGTAAATTTTTATATGAAATTCGGATGTCACCATCAGTAACAACTGGTAAATTCACTTTGAATTTAAAAGACTATTATCTGAATGAAGCCCTTTTGGTGAATCCGGAGTCTTTTGAGTTCGAGATTGATTCAACTCCTCCTTTTTTACAATTAAAAACAGGGAATAGTATTGATATATCTGAGTTACAAACTGGCTTTTTGGATATAGAAGCAAACGAAGATATCGTTTGGGAAGGGAATTTATCTCAAGTGAATCTTTCTGGGAATGCAAAAAATACATTGGTTGTTTCCGATGTTATCGTCTCACAAAAAAATATTCGATTATTGTTTGCGGGGAATCCAAATGCCAACGGAGGAATTCTTACTATCAGTTTTAATGGAGTAAAGGACAAAGCTTCTAATACCCAAGGTACCATTGCAGTGCCTGTAAAGGTTTTTGCATTTAAAAGTGGTCCTAATATGAACATTGCGAGGCGTTCCTGTGTAGGCATGGAACTGAATGATGGACGCAAAATTGTTTTAGGTGGTAGAGCTAAATCAGGTGTTTTGATTAATGGGAATGGAACATTGAGTAATACAGAATATTATAATTCTGTGACGAAGGAATTCACGTTTGCTCCCGATATGATATACCGTCGGCAGGAATTTGCAATCGTTAAACTTTTAGATGGTAGGTTGTTGGTTTCTGGTGGCTTTGGTGGAAAGGTAGGAAATCCTTCAAATGGAAGTTTAAATTCCACTGAGATTTTTGATCCCATTACGAATACATGGACAGAAGGACCATTACTTACGACACCTAGACAACTTCATAAAATGACTGTATTGCCAAATGGCGATGTTTTAGTTGTCGGTGGGCTTAGTCCATTTTCTCCGTTTCAATCCGTTTCGATGGTAGAACTGATTCATGTCACTTCTGATCCTTATAGTATGACTGTCGAAACCATTGGAGATCTTGTTGATTCTCGTGGCAAACAATCACAGGTGGTATCGGTAGTTGCTGGTAAGGTGATTATCACGGGAGGAGAAAGATCGGATGTTACAGGACCTAATCCATCCGATTATTATGCACGTTCAATTGATAGCATTGAAATTTATGATATTAGTACAAAAACCCTTTCGACTTCCACTGCTAAAGTAACAAGACGATTTAATCATTTTACTCATGCATTAAGTAATGGTGAAGTTTTAATTTTAGGTGGAATCAGTTCCCGTTTTGATGACAACCAACCAATATTGCGTGCACAGATTTATAATCCAATGACGGATTCCATTCGTGACCATAAAAATCTTCTGTTTGGAAGAGAATGGGGAAGTTCCTTTATGTTCCCTTATGGTAAAGACCAAATTATCATTGCAGGTGGTTTGGAATATCGAACTGTCAATGGTAGTACATTTGATTCAATTTTGGATACAGAATCATGGTCCGAATCTGATCATCGATTTTATCTAACTGGAAGATCTTTAAACGCAAGATGGGAAGGATGCGAAATTCAATATTCCTCCACTGGTGGTGGAATGATTTTAGGTGGTAGGATAGGAAGTATACTTGCAAACACGGAGGAATATAGTTTTGAATAAAATTTATTTCTCAGTTGTATTTTTATTCTTTGGATGTCTTGTCCCTGGTGAATTTAAGAATGTTTTTGATCCAAAATCAATTTCGGGTCTTTTACTTGCTTCAGTAGGGAATGCTGGTGCATTTGAATGCAAAGAAAAGTCAAATACCAAATCATTTGGCAATATTGACCAGGTATTATTACAATGTAACCGTGAACTTGCATCCTTAGACACGTCATTCCTTGCCGATTTAAACGAACAAACATTTTCTAATATTAGTTTTACCAAAATTGGCAATGATCAACTATTGATTCAATTTGATCCAATCACAAGTGATGGTTGTTATGAAGTTAATTTGTCTAGTGTTGTATCAGGATTAGGTGAAACATTATCACAAAGTAAATATCCTATTATTGTTGATACAAAGTTACCAACAGTTAGTTTAGATTCGTATCTACCAATAACAGATTATACATTTTTTACTGCTCGTTATTGGGATTTTGAGAGTTCTGAACCTCTCAATCAATTTGGACTTCCTTCCATAAGTGGAAAATTAGCTCCTTTTATTGTATTCCGTTCCATCCAAAAGATTAGTGATACTAAATTTCGTGTTTATTTCGAAACAAATTTTTCATCGAATGAACCTGGTTCCATAACTTTTAGTTTCCCAAATGCAAATGATAAAGCATTAAATGTTGTTACGAATACAATCACAATTCGATTGATTGGTTTAGTCGCAGGACCAACTTTAAACTTTGGACGTTCTGAATTTGATGCATTTCAAAATCAGAATGGGGATGTAATTGCAATATATGGATATAATTCAAGTGCAGAGATCCTACGTCGTGGTACAAACTCATTCCAACTAACAAATCCTAGTTTGCCCGAAATCCATCGTGGTGAAAGAGGGGTGATGTTAGATGGGAAACGATTGCTAATTACAGGTGGGATTAAGTTTTCAGTGGCGACTGCTCTCACCGAAAGTTATGTTTTTGATACGGAAACCACATCGTTTACCCAATCTGGTTCAATGGTTGATCCTCGGCACATGCATGACATTGTTAAGTTACCAAATGGAAAAGTAATGGTGATTGGGGGTATTAGAGATTATACACCTAGTAATCCAAGTTTGTATTTTACTACATTAAACACTGCTGAAATTTATGATCCGAGTACTGAGACATTCACTCAACTTTCTAATCGGTTAAAAACCCCAAGGTCATTTTCATGTTCTGTGGTTTTGAATGATGGTAGAGTGATGATCATTGGTGGAACCGACGGAATTTTTGCTCCAAAAGATACGACTGAGTTTTTTGATCCAAATACAGAAACATTTAGTTGGGGACCTAGTTTGCCAACACCAGTTGGTGCACTAAAATGTTTAAAACTTTCTGACGGGAATGTTCTGATTTATGGCGCACAATTATCAAATTTAAGTAATGCGACGATGTTATATGATGTTTCAAAGAATCGAATATTGACAGTAGCAAATTCATTGTATAGAAGAGAATGGAGTTTTGCTTTAGAACTTCCAGATGGTGGAGTTTTATTTCATGGTGGAGCTTATCGTTATAATACAAGTGAGCCAAGCCGTATGATTGAAAAATTGGATTATGCCAAGAGTAATAGTTTTTATGAAATGGGGATGTCCAGGATCAGTGTATCCAAACATAGTGGTGTAAAATTTTCAGATGGAACCTTCTTGTTTTTAGGAGGGGAATCTGGTGGATTATTCAATCATGGAACAGATTATTACGGATTGATAGAATAACATGCCACACGACAAGGGACAAATTTATGGTTCATTTAAAAAGATATGTATACCTGAAGTTTTGCTCCCAATAGAAGCAAGTGAGCTCAGACCAAAATTATTAGAGTTAAAATCTGATTGGGAAAGCAACAATCTCACTGGCAGTGACGTTTCGTATCAAATAGTACTTTTATATTTAGAAAAGAGGGTGAAACGACATCCGTTTCTCAGGATGGGACAAAAACTTCCAAACCGTGATTCTTCAAAAGACTTTTTAGAAGTAGTTAGGTTTTATGGAATGCCTGATACGGTTCGATATGCACTTTGGAAATGGAGTCGTTCGGAATGGAACCTTCAGCTTATAGATTATAATCCCACCTCTTTGGAGATGTTGGTATCTCAGAGTAAAGGAATTCGTTATGCAACGATTAGTTGGAATGATGCATTGGCTGGCACTTTGGTAGAAGGGAAAAGAGACGCTTTTGAACATCTACTCCATGATTTAGCTCATGCTTATATGTTTTTTCGTGAAGATTATGATTTTATTGGTCAAACAAAATTCTTTCAACAAATGTTAGATGAGTATGATGATTATAAATCTTACTTGGAAAACGATCTAAGATTTAAACAAAAATTTGAATACTGTATATCCGACATGAATTCTCATCCAGCTCATTTGTCTGCGTATTGGAATGCGATTCGTAGGGAAGCTGGTATTCCCGTATTTGAACTAGAAACAAAGATTTAAAGTTTTGGATTGTTTTTATGACGATTTAAATCACGTTTCGTATTTTTTTGAATGGTTGATGTAATTACATCTTGAAGAGAAATTCCCATTTGATTGGCAAGACAAGTTAAAACAAATAAAATATCCCCAATTTCACTTGGGATTTGTTCTGCCGATTCACCTGATTTAAAAGATTGATCACCATACTTTCTAGCCATCAAT from Leptospira paudalimensis includes these protein-coding regions:
- a CDS encoding Kelch repeat-containing protein, translating into MNKIYFSVVFLFFGCLVPGEFKNVFDPKSISGLLLASVGNAGAFECKEKSNTKSFGNIDQVLLQCNRELASLDTSFLADLNEQTFSNISFTKIGNDQLLIQFDPITSDGCYEVNLSSVVSGLGETLSQSKYPIIVDTKLPTVSLDSYLPITDYTFFTARYWDFESSEPLNQFGLPSISGKLAPFIVFRSIQKISDTKFRVYFETNFSSNEPGSITFSFPNANDKALNVVTNTITIRLIGLVAGPTLNFGRSEFDAFQNQNGDVIAIYGYNSSAEILRRGTNSFQLTNPSLPEIHRGERGVMLDGKRLLITGGIKFSVATALTESYVFDTETTSFTQSGSMVDPRHMHDIVKLPNGKVMVIGGIRDYTPSNPSLYFTTLNTAEIYDPSTETFTQLSNRLKTPRSFSCSVVLNDGRVMIIGGTDGIFAPKDTTEFFDPNTETFSWGPSLPTPVGALKCLKLSDGNVLIYGAQLSNLSNATMLYDVSKNRILTVANSLYRREWSFALELPDGGVLFHGGAYRYNTSEPSRMIEKLDYAKSNSFYEMGMSRISVSKHSGVKFSDGTFLFLGGESGGLFNHGTDYYGLIE
- a CDS encoding carbonic anhydrase → MKGSKFLISFLILSISTQVVAQTNSAGISAKDALQKLVEGNLRFVQGKSIRPNQSVDRIKEVSKKQHPFATIVGCSDSRVPNEIIFDQGLGDLFILRTAGQVSTYASWGSIEFSVVVLGVNLIVVLGHTSCGAVGAACKAEDVPGHIIALTNSIKPAAEKVKNMEGDYLDNAVKANVAYQVVSLRKLDPILSKYYNKGQLQIVGAVYDLETGKVNYLSEEYISTITK
- a CDS encoding Kelch repeat-containing protein — protein: MRLGFNLISIIFVLHCNVKAPNQNVFDPANIVGSSAVVLLGLGLGDELTITSRYKQNDYPIFVKTEYLDLDLSAPGANYFSKANFKISDPYQNDLILRDVFPLSDTRLRVLFSVSSRSEWREPVLLSISKPESMNEFSFPGKQLEFRFPYPRFYGSISEAKGKITTSILNDGRILLVGGVNPSGTTLQTVEIWDPETGVSKVLPSLNEGLMGLSICVQKTGKVFVSGGKTVAGNVSATTQISDKIYSIDPTSETVTELSFRMARRRYGHSMVCLGDGSILVSGGQFQVGIDPSAVTKDHELISVTGNSSVILNGTSDFPIGIIFHATEYDEANSRILYFGGKDRLDPYAFFSNTVFTINTNNFSLTSLPGNFATARSNVTNIKMPNMDRVLFGGMNREGTGSKAIESWNETLSSTTSLGFTSRFKNGSSIVRFSDEQVFFTGGVDTYYKSGILEIYDHYERKNFIVDTMMSPRSEHSAFLTTKGIVIFGDSALTDTRVEVYGKD
- a CDS encoding nucleotide pyrophosphohydrolase, translating into MDQNDITLNQLQNEVNDWIQTIGVRYFSELTNLAILVEEVGELSRLMARKYGDQSFKSGESAEQIPSEIGDILFVLTCLANQMGISLQDVITSTIQKNTKRDLNRHKNNPKL
- a CDS encoding pirin family protein, whose amino-acid sequence is METTNPIKTNIQKKFYPASERGHVNFGWLDSHHSFSFGHWYHPDKTNFGALRVLNDDIVEPSMGFGTHPHQNMEIISIPLFGELAHKDSTGTNGVIKTGDVQIMSAGSGIQHSEFNHSSDKKVNFLQIWILPKVTNIQPRYDQKTFPEAGRLNRFQTVVSPIDEEAVWINQDAYFSLATLEPGKTLSYKVHAPNQGIYVFLIQGKISTESTTLERRDAVGLWGAGEYQIQADVKSELLVIEIPMK
- a CDS encoding methyl-accepting chemotaxis protein, coding for MSKRSLESIQMKKNWLELGPVYVNRVRFLLAGFYIIATLGSFKTSTTLQTTSYLVGITCMFLYGGLQAYLFKIGKLNAFFPKLFIVLDITVLFAVTASGLMGGSTVAADLIKSPTLYVLYYFYVVYSAFLFSKQTLLTSTYYSAFCLVLILIIGYGQGVSFKEAEGLQSEKGTVAISNEVFKILFLICFGYLTSTVLNLLNEIKNESEEKHKLAELERENANTLNQDLKRIGSELFNTLKSIRELNNDFNFQIESQDVSIRDLTEFVSSFSESIQTSVENISKQHTQITLLNHKSDTLKLSISEIGKVVEDLNSNMSDFQDRSNVLSDTVKNLEERLRSVNISQKEVSEVNDIMAEIADRTNLLALNASIEAARAGEHGRGFAVVAQEVAKLAENSNENATKIKKIITTSNRYIQEGTELASTALNQTETLQSKYDLLSGVMKTATSKINSQKDINNEVLEALDLIESISKVLDQESKVLDKDKEQMVAVVHQMEEINRKVVINARKMGDNTSSLENQAKELASE
- a CDS encoding caspase family protein — protein: MKSKILIFLIIAMPSFLKAEPGGKRFAFVVGVSEYKDLSLANLKTAKNDALGMTKILFSYGSYNRIQTLVQEGSVSSIPTKFNILTQLESVLEETNPDDLFVFYFSGHGVVDYNDKVYLLPEDANPQKPFETGIAVEHLIELTRKFNLKRVVFFIDACRNPEDGKEEVGRKYLEGTSFKDSEIVSVFYSTKVGYSSFEDPKSGYGIYTKYLIYGLEGRADSNFNGEVTYSELSNYVIQSMKDWTKENQKLQKPYTKEYAEKAEDTILTYAVNPETSLADAPLFNPYNPTYAFRSFLIPGWGQYARGQEEKGKIYMSIFALGVLYAGYQYNQFRSDKHAYESAIGIPPNPRIAETVVLNYFLIEPHRQQMETSRTNLSHALTALLFIWSANVFDFYLLGPNPKEKSGVFLDLDLENQGYMGINRVGKLGYAIRF
- a CDS encoding Kelch repeat-containing protein yields the protein MGKIKFFFFALLLVSCKIPSGTNPLDPSSPLNLGLLMLGGDPVVQMEFSSNRVQPGGVLYVSTNHDFTTKANGLRLPISNSGMNPISQVIPRSKFLYEIRMSPSVTTGKFTLNLKDYYLNEALLVNPESFEFEIDSTPPFLQLKTGNSIDISELQTGFLDIEANEDIVWEGNLSQVNLSGNAKNTLVVSDVIVSQKNIRLLFAGNPNANGGILTISFNGVKDKASNTQGTIAVPVKVFAFKSGPNMNIARRSCVGMELNDGRKIVLGGRAKSGVLINGNGTLSNTEYYNSVTKEFTFAPDMIYRRQEFAIVKLLDGRLLVSGGFGGKVGNPSNGSLNSTEIFDPITNTWTEGPLLTTPRQLHKMTVLPNGDVLVVGGLSPFSPFQSVSMVELIHVTSDPYSMTVETIGDLVDSRGKQSQVVSVVAGKVIITGGERSDVTGPNPSDYYARSIDSIEIYDISTKTLSTSTAKVTRRFNHFTHALSNGEVLILGGISSRFDDNQPILRAQIYNPMTDSIRDHKNLLFGREWGSSFMFPYGKDQIIIAGGLEYRTVNGSTFDSILDTESWSESDHRFYLTGRSLNARWEGCEIQYSSTGGGMILGGRIGSILANTEEYSFE